A window of the Hordeum vulgare subsp. vulgare chromosome 5H, MorexV3_pseudomolecules_assembly, whole genome shotgun sequence genome harbors these coding sequences:
- the LOC123395312 gene encoding F-box/FBD/LRR-repeat protein At3g26920-like has product MRRREPPPPPAGGPMTRRRKLAESKPPAEDTISNLPDAVLGEIISLLPTKDGARTQILASRWRHLWRSAPLNLDCRGLKHGDELAGALSRIISSHQGPCRRLCIHADLLDAPSTTVDSLLRSDALGNLQELEFSCFEQPPPASIFRFSLTLRVVTIGCCNLPDSTVQGIHFPLLKQLGLEFVCISECSLHSLIAGCPTLESLLIHRSFGFLCIRINSLSLRSVGLDSYAVSRNNKVPLQLHELIIDNAPCLERLLLLHQETGLDISVIEAPKLETIGFLSDGYYECSQDQLYRLAFGSTVILGLHVDNLAMVVRTVKIVAVRMRNLCLDAVIGLLACFPCLEKLYIKARTSESSNAWRRKHRNLINCLDIRLKTIVLKSYRGIKSQVNFVSFFVLNARMLESMTLQVETSYYNDEFLVEQRRKLQLQDRVSRGAQFHFTTDRCIRTSWDIKHVRDLDVVDPFVRRC; this is encoded by the exons ATGCGGCGGCgcgagcctccgccgccgccggccggcgGCCCTATGACCCGAAGAAGGAAGTTGGCGGAATCCAAACCGCCGGCCGAAGACACCATCAGCAACCTCCCCGACGCCGTCCTCGGCGAGATTATCTCGCTCCTCCCCACCAAGGACGGCGCCCGCACCCAGATCCTCGCGTCCCGGTGGCGCCACCTGTGGCGCTCCGCCCCTCTCAACCTCGACTGCCGCGGCCTCAAGCACGGGGATGAACTCGCTGGTGCCTTGTCACGCATCATTTCTTCCCACCAAGGCCCCTGCCGCCGCCTCTGCATCCACGCCGACCTCCTTGACGCCCCATCCACCACCGTGGACTCCTTGCTCCGGTCCGACGCTCTGGGCAACCTCCAGGAGCTTGAGTTCTCATGCTTCGAGCAGCCGCCACCGGCGTCAATCTTCCGATTCTCGCTCACCCTCCGTGTTGTCACCATCGGATGTTGCAACCTCCCCGACAGCACCGTCCAAGGGATTCACTTTCCCCTGCTCAAGCAGCTCGGCCTTGAATTTGTCTGCATCTCGGAGTGCTCGCTGCACAGCCTGATTGCCGGCTGCCCCACGCTGGAGTCCCTTCTGATTCACCGCAGCTTTGGCTTTCTCTGCATCCGAATCAACTCGCTTTCCCTTAGAAGCGTTGGTCTTGATAGTTATGCTGTTTCAAGAAATAACAAAGTCCCGCTTCAGTTACATGAACTCATCATCGACAATGCTCCTTGTCTTGAAAGGCTACTCCTTCTGCATCAGGAAACTGGTCTGGACATATCAGTAATTGAGGCGCCTAAGCTGGAGACCATAGGCTTCCTTTCTGATGGGTATTACGAGTGCAGTCAGGATCAGCTGTACAGGCTCGCGTTTGGATCCACAGTTATTCTG GGATTACATGTTGATAATCTGGCGATGGTGGTGCGCACGGTCAAGATTGTAGCTGTCCGGATGAGAAATCTTTGTTTGGATGCGGTTATTGGTTTGCTGGCATGCTTTCCATGCTTGGAGAAGCTGTACATTAAG GCACGTACATCAGAGTCAAGCAACGCGTGGCGTCGTAAACACCGGAATCTGATCAATTGTCTTGACATCCGTCTGAAGACGATAGTTCTGAAATCATATCGGGGCATCAAGTCTCAAGTTAACTTTGTTTCCTTCTTTGTATTGAATGCGAGAATGCTAGAGTCCATGACACTTCAGGTTGAAACCAGTTATTACAATGATGAGTTCTTGGTAGAACAACGTAGGAAACTTCAGCTGCAGGACAGAGTTTCAAGAGGTGCTCAGTTTCATTTTACAACTGATAGATGTATCCGCACTTCCTGGGACATCAAGCATGTCCGTGATTTGGATGTAGTTGATCCATTTGTACGCCGGTGTTGA